From the Hevea brasiliensis isolate MT/VB/25A 57/8 chromosome 15, ASM3005281v1, whole genome shotgun sequence genome, one window contains:
- the LOC110631458 gene encoding translationally-controlled tumor protein homolog has product MLVYQDLLTGDELLSDSFPYKEIQNGMLWEVEGKWVVQGAIDVDIGANPSAEGGEEDEGVDDQAVKVVDIVDTFRLQEQPAFDKKQFVTYMKRYIKLLTPKLDEEKQETFKKNIEGATKFLLSKLSDLQFFVGESMHDDGSLVFAYYKEGATEPTFLYFAYGLKEIKC; this is encoded by the exons ATGTTGGTCTACCAGGATTTGCTTACcg GTGATGAGCTTCTCTCGGACTCATTCCCATACAAGGAAATTCAGAATGGCATGCTGTGGGAAGTTGAGGGAAAG TGGGTTGTTCAAGGAGCCATTGATGTAGACATTGGTGCAAATCCTTCTGCTGAGGGTGGAGAAGAAGATGAGGGTGTTGATGACCAAGCTGTTAAAGTGGTTGACATAGTTGACACATTTAGGCTCCAG GAGCAACCTGCTTTTGACAAGAAACAGTTTGTCACCTACATGAAGAGATATATCAAGTTGTTGACACCTAAGCTGGATGAGGAGAAGCAAGAGACTTTCAAGAAAAACATTGAGGGAGCAACTAAGTTCCTGCTCTCGAAGCTCAGTGACCTCCAATT TTTTGTGGGGGAGAGCATGCATGATGATGGCAGTCTTGTTTTTGCTTACTACAAGGAAGGTGCCACTGAACCAACATTTTTGTACTTTGCCTATGGTTTGAAGGAGATCAAGTGCTAA